In the genome of Populus nigra chromosome 9, ddPopNigr1.1, whole genome shotgun sequence, one region contains:
- the LOC133703960 gene encoding uncharacterized protein LOC133703960 translates to MDVSTASAKTPTRNNPMEENHHKKTSSRDDIFSFPSTPSTLDQDSDFEFDCLTPDSPSRDPNKSSPADHLFFNGRLLPHSFPVLQQQPATMLFIDNIYRAPSRASSVSSKDSLMSSRSNSTNSSRSSVSSARTSSSDNSERRRLYNITSSQTPLASKAVIAQLYGSSQRWQHIMPVPAAALKRADSRRKSGRILVKEGLSNNKKQIKKGKRDRSGFWRRFFRSFLVACRECHAMEPSTKDDILDGNIKL, encoded by the coding sequence ATGGATGTAAGCACAGCCTCAGCCAAAACTCCCACAAGAAATAATCCCATGGAAGAAAACCACCACAAAAAAACCAGCTCTAGAGATGACATCTTCTCCTTTCCTAGCACTCCAAGTACTCTAGATCAAGATTCTGATTTCGAGTTCGATTGTCTAACGCCGGATTCTCCCTCTAGAGATCCAAACAAGAGTTCACCAGCTGATCATCTTTTCTTCAATGGCCGCCTGTTGCCACATTCTTTTCCTGTACTTCAACAACAACCAGCAACTATGCTATTTATTGATAACATTTATCGGGCACCTAGCAGAGCAAGCAGTGTCAGCAGCAAGGATTCCCTCATGTCATCAAGAAGTAATAGCACTAATAGTAGTAGAAGCAGTGTTAGCAGTGCGAGAACAAGCTCAAGTGACAATTCAGAGAGGAGAAGATTGTATAATATTACTAGCAGCCAAACACCGTTGGCTAGTAAAGCTGTTATAGCACAATTATATGGATCTTCTCAAAGGTGGCAACATATCATGCCTGTACCAGCTGCAGCTTTGAAACGCGCGGATTCACGAAGAAAAAGTGGCCGGATTTTGGTGAAAGAAGGGTTGAGcaacaacaagaaacaaataaagaaagggAAACGAGACAGGTCTGGGTTTTGGAGGAGATTTTTCAGGTCATTTTTGGTAGCCTGTAGAGAATGTCATGCCATGGAACCATCCACAAAGGATGACATATTGGACGGAAATATCAAGTtatga